From the Rhodoflexus caldus genome, the window GCCGCGCCCTGCTCAACCTTACCCGACAGGCAATCGTTCTGACAGACAAGGAAGGGCGCACACTTCTTTGGACTGCCGCCGCCGACTTTCTGCAACTGCGCGAAGGACAGCGCATCCAACGCTTGCACGACGATGATTTTTGGCAAACCGAAAACGGGCAAACCTTCCGCCATAGGCACACGCGGGCAGGCGAATATGCCACTGCCGATGTGGAAAACATCACCCCGCTTACAGAGTTGCGCGAGGCATTAGCCGATGCCCTTGCTGCCGAAAAAGAACAGGTGCGCCATACGTGCGATATAATCCTGCGCTTTGAGGCAATGCTTGCCGAACAACAAGCCCGCATCAACGCCTTGCAACACACTACCGATTTGGCGGTGCAAACTGCCGTTTCGGGTGCACAGGCAATAGCCGAAGCCCGCGCCCTGCTGCCCGAAATAGCATCAGCAAGCGAGTTGTTGCCTGTTTTGCAACACTGCATTCAGGATTGGTCGGCACTGCTGGAACGCTACGAAGAAATCGGCGAAACAACCGACATTGCCGCCAAACTACTGGAAATCAGCGCATTTCGCACCATCATATCAGGCTACGAACTGCCTGAAAAAACGCGGCAACTCATTGACTCATTGGCAGAAAAGCTAGGGGCTATCCATATGGCAATCAATCACTTGCAGCGTTTAGAGCCTGCTTTGAAATAGGAATCGGCATTTTTTGCGTAATTTTACGAGAGCTATATTAATTAATAGCTGCGTCCTTTTCTACACCGCCGGCAGGGACTTTTTCCGCTGAAGGGGTATTAGGTATCCCTGCCGGCAAGTGAAGCTCTGTCAGAGGATTAGGATGAAGGTGCTTTAACTTGACTGCTGCCTATTAAACCCGTTGATAAAATACCTGCTGCTTTATGGAACAACTCATCACCGACATATCCCAATTAGACCCGAACGGCATTTACACCTATGCCGACTATCTGCGCTGGCGATTTGAGGAACGCATAGAACTGATTAAAGGCAAAATCTTCAAAATGTCGCCCGCACCAAGTGCGAAGCATCAACATATTGCTGCTCAAGTACAAGGTCTCTTATTTATATACCTGAGAGGGAAGTCCTGTAAACTGTATTCTGCCCCGTTTGACGTTCGTTTATTGGATAAAAAGAAGACAAGCCGTGCCAATGGGGAGGTTTACACGGTCGTGCAGCCCGATATTTCGGTTATATGCGACAAGTCCAAAATTGACGAACGCGGCTGCATCGGCGCTCCCGATTTGATTGTGGAAATCCTTTCGCCGGGCAATTCCAAAAAAGAAATCAAAACCAAATACGCCCTCTACGAAGAAAATGGCGTGCGCGAGTATTGGGTAGTCTATCCGTCGGAACAAAGTTTGTTTCAGTTCGTTTTGAACAACGAAGAAAAGTTTGTGCTAAAAGCCGCTTTCGCCGAGGACGAAGTGTTCAACGCACACATTTTCCCTGATTTACAGATAGATTTGGCAGAAGTTTTTGCAGAGTAAATGCTTGCAGGAAACATGGAACAACTCATCACCGACATATCCCAATTAGACCCGAACGGCATTTACACCTATGCCGACTATCTGCGCTGGCGATTTGAGGAACGCATAGAACTGATTAAAGGCAAAATCTTCAAAATGTCGCCCGCGCCAAGTGCAAGGCATCAGAAAATAGCAGGTAGGCTACACGGAAATATGTTTGTGTATTTTCGCCAAAGCACTTGTGAATTGTACCCTGCCCCGTTTGACGTTCGTTTATTGGACAAAAAGAAGACAAGCCGAGCCAATGGGGAGGTTTACACGGTCATACAGCCCGATATTTCCGTGATTTGCGACAAGGCAAAAATTGACGAACGCGGCTGCATCGGCGCTCCCGATTTGATTGTGGAAATCCTTTCGCCGGGCAATTCCAAAAAAGAAATCAAAACCAAATACGCCCTCTACGAAGAAAATGGCGTGCGCGAGTATTGGGTAGTCTATCCGTCGGAACAAAGTTTGTTTCAGTTCGTTTTGAACAACGAAGAAAAATTTGTATTGAAAGCCGCTTTTGCCGAGGACGAAGTGTTCAACGCACACATTTTCCCCGATTTACAGATAGATTTGGCGGAAATTTTTGCAGAGTAAACATATGCTCAAAGCCGCTTTCCGCCTGATTGTCAATGCCTGTTTTGCCATTGTGCGACGCGTGCTGCTAACAGCCGCGGGCGGTGCGGCTGTCAATTGGCTGTTTGCTGTCGTTTTGTTCGTTGCACTTTCGGGGTGGACTTTTGCAAAAGTTGCCCTTGTGGCCATCGTGTTTCTATTGGGTTTTCCCGTAGCTTGGTTGCTGCTGGGCAAAACCTACGGTTTGCGACAGGGCATTTACGAATTGGCTACCACGCACAAAATTGCACTTTTTGAATATTTGATATATCAACTGACAGTAATCGCACAAGCCAAAACTTTGGACAATCCGAAAATGCAACAAGGTTTATTGCAAAGTCGTCAATGGTTGGCGCAGATGCCCGCGCCCGTTCGTTGGGTGATTAGCGGGCTTGCAAACTATCTGCCACTCAACGAAATTTTACAGGAAGTGATTCAAAATCAAAAACTTACCGAAGAAAACCTGATAGCAATCAGTCGTTTGGCGGCTCAAAAGTTGGATACCCGCACCAATATCGGTTTGTTGCAACCTTCGCCGCGTCCGTTGCAAGTGCTGGCGGCGTTCAATTTGGCGGCAATGGTGTTGGCGGGTGTTTTAGCTTAGAGAATACACGTTGAAAATGATGCCGAGTATAAAGGGCTCATATATTCCAAAGCCTTTTCAACTCTTTTTCAAGAGTCTGATTTTCAAGCGTATATTCTAAAAAGTAGTTGAGCGTTTCTTCAAATGACCGACGCGCGCCTTTTAATGTTCGGTCATAGCCGGTAAGGTCTAAGGCGGGTGAGTAAACAAAATAGATATTGTCTTCCTTAAACTCAACGACGGGTAAAGAAACTTTGATTTTTCGCATAGCTGTATATAATTTCTAAGCTACACAAATATAAACAAAGCGTTCTTACTGCCCAAAAACTACGCCCCTGCCCCTTCTTTCAATCGTTCGGCATTGTCGGCGATGCGTAGTTGCTCAATAAATTCACCGATGTTGCCGTCCATTACCGAAGGCAGGTTATAGACCGTCAAGCCGATGCGGTGGTCGGTAACGCGGCTTTGCGGGTAGTTGTAGGTGCGGATTTTATCGGAACGGTCGCCGCTGCCTACCATAGAACGGCGCTGAGAATCAATGGCTTCGTGTTGTTTTTGCAACTCAATTTCGTAGAGGCGCGAACGCAATACTTTGAGGGCTTTCTCAAAGTTCTTGATTTGCGATTTTTCGTCTTGGCAGGAAACCACCAAACCCGTTGGGATGTGGGTCAGGCGCACGGCAGAGTAGGTCGTATTTACCGACTGCCCACCCGGACCGGACGAACAGAAGGTATCCTTGCGGATGTCGTTCATGTTGAGTTCCACTTCCACCTCTTCAGCTTCGGGCAGCACTGCCACGCTGGCAACCGAGGTGTGAATGCGCCCTTGCGTTTCGGTCGCGGGAACGCGCTGCACGCGATGAACGCCCGACTCATATTTGAGCATTCCGTACACGTCTTCGCCCGAAACCGAGCAGATAATTTCTTTATAGCCGCCTGCCGTACCTTCCGTATAGTCAATCAGTTCTACTTTCCAGCCTTGTTGTTCGGCAAAGCGTTGGTACATACGCATCAGGTCGCCGGCAAAAAGCGAAGCCTCATCGCCGCCTGCACCCGCACGGATTTCAAGAATAACGTTTTTGCTGTCGTTGGGGTCTTTGGGAATGAGCAGTTGCTTGATTTCTTCTTCTAATGCTTCCTGTTTGGGCTGCAATTCGTCCAATTCAGCCTTTGCCATTTCGCGGAAATCAGGGTCTTTTTCGGTGCGCAGCACTTCGCGGGCACTTTCAATATTGGAAAGCAACTGTTCGTACTCTTCGTATTTGCGCACAATTTTTTCCAACTCTTTGTACTCTTTGTTCAGTTTCGCATAGGCTTTCATGTCAGCCATGCTTTCGGGCTGAATAATCAAATGCGAAACTTCCTCAAAACGCTTCTTGATTTCTTTTAATTTGTCTATCATGGCAAAAGGCGCAAATCGCGGGCGCAAAGATACGCAAAAACTTAGTTTAAAATCATCGGGAAATCCAAACCAAATGCCTAACTTGAATCGCTCAATGATTCATTTACCCTCTCATCACATCCATGAAGCCGCTTTGGAACAAACTGCAACATGCCCCGCGATTTAAAGAAGAAATTAATGCGTGGGTAGCGGAAGGGATTATCAGCGAATCGCAAGCGCAGGAACTGATGCGTCGCTACGAATTGGATGTGCCGCCGCCGTGGTACATGCAGTCGGGGTGGCTGTTGCGCGGTATCGGTTTGCTGGTGGTGGCTGCGGGCATCCTGCTGCTGATTGCCGAAAATTGGCAGCACTTACCTGTTGTTGTGCAAATGCTCATTGGCTTGCTGCCCTTAGCGGCAAGTTATACTATTGCATGGCGCGAAGATGCCAAAGGCAGAACGCAACAGGCAGAACTGGCAATGCTTTTCGGCACGCTCTTGCTGGGTGTGAATATCTGGTTGCAGGCGCAGATTTTTCACATTTCGGCTTATTACCCTGATGGACTTTTATGGTGGATTATCGGTGCATTGCCCGTGATTTTTTGGTTTGGTAATAAAATCTTGCACTTTCTTTTTACTGCCTTGGCGTGCGTATGGTTGGGTATTCAGTTTGAATATGAGCAATTTTCACTCTGGGCAATACCGATTGTCGGCTTGCTGTGCTACATGGAATATCGCAAACCCAATGCGTGGACGCTGGTTGCCTGCATTGCGCTGGGGCTTTGGTTTTTCTTAGGTTTGCTCATTTACGAAGTGCGGCATTTCAGGCAAGGCAATTGGGGCGAATTTAACATTGCAGTGATGTTTGCCGCTGCCTATCCGCTGCTGTTTTTGCTGATTTTTCAACGCATAAAGCCCAACTACGGCGAACGCGCCGCGTGGCTGTTGGAAGCCTTGGCAATGCTATTTATTGCAGGGCTTTTCTTTGTGCTGACTTTTGAAGGGCCGTTGCAAGAGTTGGTGCGCTCTTCTGCCGGTGCATCGTTGCCCATTACCGTTTGGGGCATGACGGTTGTAGCGCTTGCCTTTGCCGCCTTTACGGTTGTACAAAACAAAGGACTGTTGCCCTACGTTGCTGCCTTTTTGCTAATGCTGATATGCTACCTGATACCCTCACTTGCCCTTTCTCATGAGGAAGGTCGCAGTATTTCTGCCGACACCTACCTTATTTTGATGAACACGGGTTTTGTACTTTTTGCAGTTGCGCAAATTGTTTCGGCAATAGCCATAACCCAACAAAAAGGCTCTTTTATGTCGGGAATTTTCTTTTTGATGGTGTGGCTGTTGGGGCGCTACATCGCGCTGGTGGAAGATTACGTTACTACGGCGATTATGTTCATTGCCTTTGGTGCGGGTATTTACTATCTGAGTTCGTGGTGGGATAAACGCCTGAACGCACAGTCGGGGAA encodes:
- the prfA gene encoding peptide chain release factor 1, with the translated sequence MIDKLKEIKKRFEEVSHLIIQPESMADMKAYAKLNKEYKELEKIVRKYEEYEQLLSNIESAREVLRTEKDPDFREMAKAELDELQPKQEALEEEIKQLLIPKDPNDSKNVILEIRAGAGGDEASLFAGDLMRMYQRFAEQQGWKVELIDYTEGTAGGYKEIICSVSGEDVYGMLKYESGVHRVQRVPATETQGRIHTSVASVAVLPEAEEVEVELNMNDIRKDTFCSSGPGGQSVNTTYSAVRLTHIPTGLVVSCQDEKSQIKNFEKALKVLRSRLYEIELQKQHEAIDSQRRSMVGSGDRSDKIRTYNYPQSRVTDHRIGLTVYNLPSVMDGNIGEFIEQLRIADNAERLKEGAGA
- a CDS encoding Uma2 family endonuclease translates to MEQLITDISQLDPNGIYTYADYLRWRFEERIELIKGKIFKMSPAPSARHQKIAGRLHGNMFVYFRQSTCELYPAPFDVRLLDKKKTSRANGEVYTVIQPDISVICDKAKIDERGCIGAPDLIVEILSPGNSKKEIKTKYALYEENGVREYWVVYPSEQSLFQFVLNNEEKFVLKAAFAEDEVFNAHIFPDLQIDLAEIFAE
- a CDS encoding Uma2 family endonuclease; this translates as MEQLITDISQLDPNGIYTYADYLRWRFEERIELIKGKIFKMSPAPSAKHQHIAAQVQGLLFIYLRGKSCKLYSAPFDVRLLDKKKTSRANGEVYTVVQPDISVICDKSKIDERGCIGAPDLIVEILSPGNSKKEIKTKYALYEENGVREYWVVYPSEQSLFQFVLNNEEKFVLKAAFAEDEVFNAHIFPDLQIDLAEVFAE
- a CDS encoding DUF2157 domain-containing protein encodes the protein MKPLWNKLQHAPRFKEEINAWVAEGIISESQAQELMRRYELDVPPPWYMQSGWLLRGIGLLVVAAGILLLIAENWQHLPVVVQMLIGLLPLAASYTIAWREDAKGRTQQAELAMLFGTLLLGVNIWLQAQIFHISAYYPDGLLWWIIGALPVIFWFGNKILHFLFTALACVWLGIQFEYEQFSLWAIPIVGLLCYMEYRKPNAWTLVACIALGLWFFLGLLIYEVRHFRQGNWGEFNIAVMFAAAYPLLFLLIFQRIKPNYGERAAWLLEALAMLFIAGLFFVLTFEGPLQELVRSSAGASLPITVWGMTVVALAFAAFTVVQNKGLLPYVAAFLLMLICYLIPSLALSHEEGRSISADTYLILMNTGFVLFAVAQIVSAIAITQQKGSFMSGIFFLMVWLLGRYIALVEDYVTTAIMFIAFGAGIYYLSSWWDKRLNAQSGK